From one Ignavibacteria bacterium genomic stretch:
- a CDS encoding DNA polymerase III subunit alpha — protein MFGSLRTFSFFSFLRAVSSPEELACRASQLGHSALCLTDWNGVYGAVQLQQACKKHKLKPLIGCTVAVADSTVSIIAKNAAGYHSMNCLISTVHETQDVRLTNPDELQHVRDCWLLHTYTVPIRLHHSCSQAVVLNLQRTPGEQRRNNILLHHARQADLPVCIAPEVRYAQAANYALYDVVTCIRVGCTVFEPHPERPVNDQQYLRSESELQTLLPYPDAMQTTRRIIQECNFDIVPGFITPPSANIPEGASADVELQKLCDILFHKRYDAGSDLSATAKAQLEHELTIIKELKLSDFFLVVREIIMQAQQRNILYSGRGSAANSIVAYVLEITNVCPIRHHLLFERFLHKGRKGTPDIDVDFDSDRRQEIIAWMEQRFGREQTSMTATLITYQPRMAIRDIAKALGWTPEEVRNITRQVPVVTTKPLTEYIDAIAGITGPAPLLSTLVKMSTMLLNRPRHLGLHNGGMILSAKPLTCFTPLQRSANGTSVVQFDKDDVEAMGLVKFDVLGLRMLACINEALELIELEQPPDMPQEEPSRNTPVAGMREIIRTLPPDIPSVMQLIRSGKTIGVFQIESQGQMHLLAQHQPECFNDLITEVAIFRPGPLQGGMVHPYIRRRRGKEAVTYLHPSLEPILSDTLGIVLFQEQVLEIANRFAGMPLEEADDFRILISKNRDSDKIAELQNKFIKGAMARGISKQIAEAVYDTVRHFVGYGFCRSHAAAFAAIVYQSAWLKTQYPAAYMAAFMQHRPGFYNLMTLEEEARRCGVPVLMPHINKSGLRYKLERTEKNILAIRKPLTSISGITEDIARPIVWERYSGYYRSVEELWERTRLSQDVFDSLALSGALDDLEKSSRSALWKSGVLGNHASRTTPTVDQPLFYSAPVLDNIPELPPVKAQERLAYDYQTHGAARLHPMTLFRRHLSELGVLPIQSLSDGYSQNASSTSASRDPEYREGIAGNPTPYAIVAGIVILRQSPPTARGVLFVTIEDETGYVQCVVEPNEREYFRTQLRQAALIVKGIVCARASWRGLLVREVAVLQQAIGGYAGHPSMYGGTDVQHHTTNHPVTK, from the coding sequence ATGTTTGGCAGCCTTCGAACCTTCTCCTTCTTTTCATTCCTTCGTGCCGTTTCGTCGCCTGAAGAGCTTGCCTGCAGAGCTTCACAGCTTGGCCATTCTGCGCTGTGTTTAACAGACTGGAACGGCGTATATGGAGCAGTACAACTTCAGCAGGCATGCAAGAAACACAAACTCAAGCCCCTTATCGGATGTACTGTGGCGGTTGCTGACTCAACGGTAAGCATTATTGCCAAAAACGCTGCCGGCTATCATTCGATGAACTGCCTTATCAGCACTGTTCACGAAACACAGGATGTCCGGCTTACAAACCCGGACGAACTGCAACACGTGCGCGACTGCTGGCTGCTGCATACATACACCGTCCCAATCCGATTACATCACAGCTGCTCGCAAGCTGTTGTGCTTAACCTACAACGTACGCCTGGTGAACAGCGCAGGAACAACATACTCCTGCACCATGCGCGGCAGGCTGATCTGCCTGTGTGTATTGCGCCAGAGGTGCGGTACGCACAGGCCGCCAACTATGCACTGTACGATGTTGTTACGTGCATCAGGGTCGGATGTACCGTGTTTGAGCCTCACCCTGAAAGACCGGTGAACGATCAGCAGTATCTGCGGTCAGAATCAGAGCTTCAAACCCTTCTTCCCTATCCGGATGCCATGCAGACAACGCGCCGCATCATTCAGGAATGCAACTTTGATATCGTACCGGGTTTTATTACACCACCATCGGCAAATATCCCGGAGGGGGCTTCGGCCGACGTGGAATTACAGAAACTCTGCGATATACTGTTTCACAAAAGATATGATGCCGGCTCGGATCTGTCTGCCACAGCAAAGGCTCAGTTGGAACATGAGCTAACGATTATTAAAGAACTTAAACTAAGTGACTTCTTTCTTGTGGTTCGGGAAATTATCATGCAGGCTCAGCAGAGAAATATCCTGTATTCAGGTCGGGGGTCAGCCGCAAATAGTATTGTTGCTTACGTTCTTGAAATCACCAACGTGTGCCCGATTCGGCACCACCTGCTGTTTGAGCGTTTTTTGCATAAAGGACGTAAAGGAACGCCCGACATCGATGTTGATTTTGATAGTGACAGACGGCAGGAAATCATAGCATGGATGGAGCAACGGTTTGGCCGTGAACAAACGTCAATGACTGCCACTCTTATCACCTACCAACCGCGAATGGCTATTCGTGATATAGCCAAAGCACTTGGATGGACGCCCGAAGAGGTGCGGAATATCACCAGGCAGGTACCTGTAGTGACAACAAAACCGCTTACCGAATACATAGACGCTATTGCAGGCATTACCGGTCCTGCCCCGTTGCTGTCAACACTGGTAAAGATGTCAACGATGCTACTGAATCGTCCCCGCCACCTTGGTCTGCACAACGGTGGCATGATACTCTCGGCAAAGCCCCTTACCTGCTTTACTCCGCTGCAGCGATCAGCCAATGGAACAAGTGTGGTACAGTTCGATAAGGATGATGTCGAGGCAATGGGCCTGGTAAAATTTGATGTTCTTGGGCTTCGAATGCTGGCATGTATTAACGAGGCACTGGAGTTGATTGAACTGGAACAGCCACCAGACATGCCGCAAGAGGAGCCATCACGCAATACACCTGTTGCCGGTATGCGCGAGATAATACGTACACTGCCACCCGATATACCATCGGTGATGCAACTCATACGATCCGGAAAAACCATTGGCGTTTTTCAAATTGAAAGCCAGGGACAAATGCATCTCCTGGCACAACATCAGCCCGAGTGTTTTAACGATCTAATTACCGAAGTAGCCATTTTCCGTCCCGGTCCACTTCAGGGCGGGATGGTTCATCCATATATCAGACGACGTCGCGGCAAGGAAGCCGTTACGTATTTGCATCCTTCACTTGAACCCATCCTGAGTGACACTCTGGGCATCGTGCTGTTTCAGGAGCAGGTTCTTGAAATCGCTAATCGGTTTGCAGGAATGCCGCTTGAGGAGGCCGACGATTTCAGAATTCTGATAAGCAAAAACAGAGACTCAGACAAGATCGCCGAGCTCCAAAATAAATTTATTAAGGGGGCTATGGCACGAGGAATTAGCAAACAGATAGCCGAGGCTGTCTATGATACTGTACGGCATTTCGTAGGCTATGGCTTCTGCAGAAGTCATGCAGCCGCATTTGCTGCAATTGTGTATCAGAGTGCATGGCTGAAAACACAATATCCGGCGGCATATATGGCAGCATTTATGCAGCACCGCCCGGGCTTTTATAATTTGATGACGCTTGAAGAAGAAGCCCGCAGATGCGGCGTCCCCGTATTGATGCCACATATCAACAAATCAGGATTGCGCTACAAACTGGAGCGGACAGAGAAGAATATCCTTGCCATCAGGAAGCCGCTTACAAGTATTTCAGGGATCACCGAAGATATAGCTCGTCCGATTGTATGGGAAAGGTACTCAGGATACTATCGCAGCGTTGAAGAGCTATGGGAACGAACACGATTATCCCAGGATGTTTTTGATTCATTGGCACTTTCAGGAGCACTTGATGATCTTGAGAAATCATCACGGTCTGCACTATGGAAGTCTGGTGTGCTCGGCAACCATGCATCCCGGACTACACCTACTGTTGACCAGCCATTGTTCTACTCAGCTCCTGTACTTGACAATATCCCGGAGTTGCCTCCCGTAAAAGCACAGGAAAGATTAGCATACGATTATCAAACCCATGGTGCTGCCCGGCTGCATCCTATGACGTTGTTCAGACGTCATCTGTCGGAACTGGGCGTGCTGCCAATTCAGTCACTATCAGATGGATATTCTCAGAACGCTTCGTCAACCTCAGCCTCTCGGGATCCTGAATACCGTGAAGGTATTGCCGGCAATCCCACACCATACGCCATCGTTGCGGGGATAGTGATCCTCCGACAGTCTCCCCCAACCGCTCGTGGCGTATTGTTTGTTACGATCGAAGATGAAACGGGATATGTTCAGTGCGTTGTTGAGCCAAACGAGAGAGAGTATTTTCGTACGCAGCTTCGGCAGGCTGCACTAATCGTAAAGGGCATTGTCTGCGCTCGTGCATCGTGGCGTGGATTGCTCGTGCGGGAGGTTGCAGTACTGCAGCAGGCGATCGGTGGCTACGCAGGTCACCCGTCAATGTACGGTGGTACCGATGTACAGCATCATACAACCAACCATCCTGTAACTAAATAA